In Sphaerisporangium krabiense, the DNA window GGAGGTTGTGATCTCAGCCGGCTCGACCCGGCGGCCCCCACCACGGCGGCATCACCCGCCACGACCTGGCCCTCCTCGATCTCGACGACGTCCGCGACGATGCACGTGATGTTGTCGGGGCCGCCCCCGCGGTTGGCGAGGTCGATGAGCTGGCGCACGACGGCGTCCGGCTCGTCCACGGTGGTCAGGGTGTGATGGAGGGTCTCGGCGCTGACGACGCTGGACAGGCCGTCGGAACAGAGCAGGTAGCGGTCGTTGACCTGCGCCTCGCGCAGCGACAGGTCGGGATCGACCTCGCCGCTGCCGTCCAGGGCGCGCAACAGGATCGAACGCTGGGGATGGCTGGCGGCCTCCTCCTGGGTGATCCTCCCGTCGTCCACCAGCGACTGCACCAAGGTGTGATCATGGGTGATCTGGTACAGCTCGCCGTTCCTGAGCAGGTAGGCGCGGGAGTCGCCGACATGGACGAGGGCCACCCGGGTGCCCGACCACAACATGGCCGTGAGCGTGGTGCCCATGCCCTTGAGACTGGGATCGCGGCCGACCATCTCGTGGAGCCTGCGGTTGGCCTCCCGCACCGCGGCCTCGATGGCGCCGAGCAGGTCGCCCCCGGCCGTGTCCCGGTCGAGGGACGACATGGCGGATATGGCGACCGAACTGGCCACCTCACCGTGAGCGTGGCCGCCCATGCCGTCGGCGACGGCGAGCAGGCGCGGGCTCGCGTACGCCGAGTCCTCGTTCCCTTCGCGGAGGAGGCCGACGTCCGAGCGGGCGGCGTAGCGGAGTGCGATTGTCATTTGCGCAATTCGATGACGGTTTTGCCGATGCGGATCGGAACGCCGAGGTGCACCGGAGTCGGGCGGGTCACTTTAGAGCGGTCAAGATAGGTTCCGTTGGTCGAGCCGAGGTCTTCCACGATCCACTGACCGTCCTGGGGGAACAGCCGGGCGTGCCGGCTGGAAGCGTAATCGTCGCTGAGAACCAGCGTGGCGTCATTCGCCCGACCGATAGTGATTGGCGTCTCCGTGAGGTCGATGATGGTTCCTTGCAGTGGGCCACCGGTCACGATCAACTGCCTCGGCTCTCCCTTCTTCGGCTTGGTCGGCTGACGTGCGGGTTTCGCCGGTTTACGTGCAGGGGCCTGGGCCGTCGCCCGTGATCCGAACAAGTCTGTCCGGATCACTCCCACCGCGGCAATCACAAAGAACCACAGCACCGCGAGGAACGCGAGCCGGATCAGCAGCAGAGTGAGCTCGGACATGGACCGTCTGTCTACCCTTAATCGCGCCGGAACACCAGAGTTGTGCGCCCCAAGGTCACACGGGTGCCGTCGTTGAGTTCGATCCGGCGAACCGGCTGGCCGTTGACGAAAGTGCCGTTCGTGGAACCGAGGTCGACCAAAGCGACGGTCGGGCCCTCGACCCTGAGCTCGGCATGATGCCGGGAGACGCCCGGATCCACCAACCGCAGATCGCAGTCGGTGCCCCTTCCGAGGAGCGTCACAGGAGTCGTCAGCTCGTACGACCGCTGGCCCTGCGGGTCGTCCTGGGTGGAGACCAGCAGACGCGGACGGCCGCCGAACGCGCTCGGCCTTCCCGGAGGAAGGTCGCTCACCGGGTGCCTGATCTCGTCCTGCTCCACCGTCGCGCCGCGGATCACGCCCGAGCGGATGCGGAAGAGGCCGACCGCCAGATCGTCGGCGGTCTCGAAGCGAACCCGGACGGGCCCCACGAACGAGTACCCCTGTTCCTTGGCGTACTCCCTGGCGAGGTTGGCGAGCTCGTGGCTGATGCTGTCGGCGTACACCTCCAGCCGCTCGGCGTCGGTCGTGGACAGCTCGACCACGAAGTCGTTGGGCACGAGAGTGCGGCCCTGCGCCACGATCGCGGCGCGTTCGTCCATCTCTCGCTGCACCGCGCTGGCGACCTCGACCGGCTGAAGGTCAGACTTGAACGCCCGCGCAAAGGCCCCCTCAACCAAGCCTTCGAGCCTGCGCTCGAAGCGCTGAAGGACTCCCACCGGGTACCTCCCTTCCTCCATCGTCTAGGAGGATCGTATCCGGGTTCGGTGGCATGCACGGATCCGTGCTAGCCTTTCCACGCACTCAAAGAGGGCGAGTGGCGGAACGGCAGACGCGCACGGTTCAGGTCCGTGTGTCCGAAAGGATGTGAGGGTTCAAATCCCTCCTCGCCCACGTAGGGCCCCGTGTTTGAAGCTCTTCGAGCTTCTACCCGGGGCCTTTGTGTTTTCCTGGAGGGCGAGCCCCCAGACCCCCACGTCACCGCGCCGGGCTCGAAGCCTGGCGGCTTCGTCGCCTGCGGATACGTCGGCCGCGAGGACCTTGTGGCCTGTCCTGTCAGGCTCGCCGCACTCGCGCGGAGAGCGTCGAACAGGCGC includes these proteins:
- a CDS encoding Stp1/IreP family PP2C-type Ser/Thr phosphatase — encoded protein: MTIALRYAARSDVGLLREGNEDSAYASPRLLAVADGMGGHAHGEVASSVAISAMSSLDRDTAGGDLLGAIEAAVREANRRLHEMVGRDPSLKGMGTTLTAMLWSGTRVALVHVGDSRAYLLRNGELYQITHDHTLVQSLVDDGRITQEEAASHPQRSILLRALDGSGEVDPDLSLREAQVNDRYLLCSDGLSSVVSAETLHHTLTTVDEPDAVVRQLIDLANRGGGPDNITCIVADVVEIEEGQVVAGDAAVVGAAGSSRLRSQPPDTPAGRASTITAPQPVIVDDDLDDEPVGGPAASAVAAPRRVRRRRMWPTTVTVVVLLVVVLGGGAYFGYRWTQDQFYVGAQGDELVLFRGVGTTIGPIQLNHVEQRTGLSVSSIPQPLRDQVRAGISVTDLQAGRTKIDDLKASSGGDKKTTQPTASPSTESS
- a CDS encoding FHA domain-containing protein FhaB/FipA; translation: MSELTLLLIRLAFLAVLWFFVIAAVGVIRTDLFGSRATAQAPARKPAKPARQPTKPKKGEPRQLIVTGGPLQGTIIDLTETPITIGRANDATLVLSDDYASSRHARLFPQDGQWIVEDLGSTNGTYLDRSKVTRPTPVHLGVPIRIGKTVIELRK
- a CDS encoding FhaA domain-containing protein gives rise to the protein MGVLQRFERRLEGLVEGAFARAFKSDLQPVEVASAVQREMDERAAIVAQGRTLVPNDFVVELSTTDAERLEVYADSISHELANLAREYAKEQGYSFVGPVRVRFETADDLAVGLFRIRSGVIRGATVEQDEIRHPVSDLPPGRPSAFGGRPRLLVSTQDDPQGQRSYELTTPVTLLGRGTDCDLRLVDPGVSRHHAELRVEGPTVALVDLGSTNGTFVNGQPVRRIELNDGTRVTLGRTTLVFRRD